From Montipora foliosa isolate CH-2021 chromosome 6, ASM3666993v2, whole genome shotgun sequence, a single genomic window includes:
- the LOC138007588 gene encoding LOW QUALITY PROTEIN: maltase-glucoamylase-like (The sequence of the model RefSeq protein was modified relative to this genomic sequence to represent the inferred CDS: inserted 1 base in 1 codon; deleted 1 base in 1 codon; substituted 1 base at 1 genomic stop codon), with the protein MATIVLQYTLLLFLLDLFQCSASIELSKTRLKRSIEDKNKIDCYPEKGNRAACESRGCIWQERSAEDVPWCFFPESYSGGYKIDGAVRDTKLGYQAILRRRSNTTIYGQDINEVGLDVEFQTKDRVRFKLYDTQNKRYEVPVMLPKATEKASNTKYKVVFKKDPFSLQILRKDNNVTLWDSSVGLFIFEDQFIQISTKTPSSFVYGFGEQEHKSFKHNLSAWDVLPIFTRDQFPFSGGNLYGHHPFYTCMENDGKAHGVFLLNSNAMDIALQPTPAITYRTIGGILDFYIFLGPSPEDVVMQYTEAIGRTFLPPYWSLGFQLSRWGYNNIETVKNLVESMREHNLPQDVQYGDIDYMVRQKDFTYDPVNYKGLPEFVRSIKRDGLRYIIILDPAIGANDSNYQPYDLGNELNVFIKDGDTGKNLYGKVWPLLQNVTVNNSLPWDEQTRLYRQYATFPDYFHPNISKYWGELIKNFYKIIEFDGLWIDMNEPANFVKGXVGGCSKNKWDYPPYKPRIVGSIMADKTVCMNARQFNDMHYNVHSLYGWSQTLATFEAARNTTGKRSIVISRSTFPSSGKYAGHWLGDNVASWDQLHKSIIGMLEFNLFGIPYIGADVCGFFDHPSNEMCLRWTQLGAFYPFSRNHNGILETRLKIPPAFGALDFAKDARKVLETRLADLLPXPFTHCFNKANMDGSTVIRPLMHSFPKDKVTWDIDRQFLWGSSLLISPVLDEGKTSVEAYLPDSRWYDYYTGKETQSRKKYVTLNAPLDHIPLHIRGGHIIPTQEPANNTAFSRKKPVGLTVALETGEGDDGKAQGELFWDDGESIDTLVKEKYLLIKLSFRETGIKFSVEKNGYSAPDLPKWGFMEVFGLDVDGIESVSIDRVDIKDKASFDKDSKVLKISGLSLHLSDAHEVKWTETHSKGTGHKVVLPVYVLLTMIVGFVFSKF; encoded by the exons ATGGCCACGATCGTCTTGCAGTACACACTGCTTCTTTTCCTTCTGGATTTATTTCAGTGTTCAGCTTCCATTGAGCTGTCAAAGACAAGGTTGAAGAGATCCAtagaagacaaaaacaaaatcgaCTGTTACCCTGAGAAAGGAAATCGAGCTGCCTGCGAGTCTCGTGGATGCATTTGGCAGGAAAGAAGCGCTGAG GACGTTCCTTGGTGCTTCTTTCCAGAGTCATACAGTGGTGGATACAAAATAGATGGGGCCGTGAGAGACACAAAGTTAGGTTACCAAGCTATATTGAGACGTCGATCAAAtactaccatatatggacaggATATTAATGAAGTCGGGCTTGACGTTGAGTTCCAGACAAAAGATCGCGTGAGATTCAAG cTGTATGACACACAAAATAAGAGGTATGAAGTACCTGTGATGCTACCAAAAGCTACAGAGAAGGCCTCTAATACGAAGTACAAAGTGGTGTTTAAGAAAGACCCTTTCTCTTTGCAAATATTGCGAAAAGACAACAATGTCACACT GTGGGACTCCTCAGTTGGTCTTTTCATATTTGAGGACCAATTTATCCAAATCTCGACCAAGACTCCCTCGTCATTTGTATACGGGTTTGGTGAACAGGAACACAAGTCGTTCAAACACAACTTGTCCGCTTGGGACGTGCTGCCCATATTTACAAGAGACCAGTTTCCCTTT AGTGGAGGAAATTTGTACGGACACCATCCGTTTTATACCTGCATGGAAAACGACGGAAAAGCACACGGAGTTTTTCTTCTTAACAGCAATGCAATGG ATATTGCTCTTCAGCCCACACCAGCCATCACGTACCGTACCATTGGAGGGATTCTTGATTTTTATATTTTCCTCGGCCCTTCACCCGAAGATGTCGTAATGCAATATACTGAG GCGATTGGTCGTACGTTTTTGCCTCCATATTGGTCCTTAGGATTCCAGCTGTCTCGATGGGGTTATAACAATATTGAAACAGTAAAGAACCTGGTGGAGAGCATGCGCGAACACAATCTGCCACAG GATGTGCAATATGGCGACATTGACTACATGGTCCGACAGAAAGACTTCACCTATGATCCTGTTAACTACAAGGGTTTACCCGAGTTCGTGCGATCAATCAAGAGAGATGGGTTGCGCTATATTATCATACTG GATCCTGCCATTGGAGCTAACGACTCGAATTATCAGCCTTACGACTTGGGAAACGAATTAAATGTTTTCATTAAAGATGGTGACACCGGAAAGAATCTTTATGGAAAG GTGTGGCCGTTATTacaaaatgtgacagtgaacaACAGCTTACCGTGGGATGAGCAAACTAGG CTGTATCGTCAGTATGCCACATTTCCGGATTATTTTCACCCAAACATCAGCAAATACTGGGGCGAACTCATAAAGAACTTTTACAAAATCATTGAATTCGACGGATTGTGGATC GACATGAACGAACCTGCAAACTTTGTCAAAG AAGTGGGAGGCTGCAGCAAAAACAAGTGGGACTATCCCCCATACAAAccca GGATCGTAGGAAGTATCATGGCTGATAAGACTGTTTGTATGAATGCAAGACAGTTCAATGATATGCATTACAATGTCCATAGCTTATATGGATGGAGTCAGACTCTCGCTACATTTGA AGCAGCAAGGAATACAACAGGAAAACGAAGTATTGTTATTTCAAGATCAACTTTTCCTAGTAGCGGCAAATATGCCGGACACTGGTTGGGAGACAACGTGGCATCATGGGACCAACTTCATAAGTCAATCATTG gaatgctTGAGTTCAACCTTTTTGGAATTCCTTAT ATTGGAGCCGATGTCTGCGGTTTCTTTGATCATCCGTCAAACGAGATGTGCCTTCGGTGGACACAGCTTGGAGCGTTTTATCCTTTCTCCAGGAATCACAACGGAATTCTGGAAACAAG GCTCAAGATCCCACCCGCTTTTGGCGCTTTGGATTTTGCGAAGGATGCTCGTAAAGTTCTAGAGACACGTTTAGCAGATTTATTGCCATAACCCTTTACACATTGTTTTAACAAAGCAAACATGGACGGATCCACTGTGATCAGGCCTCTAATGC ACAGTTTCCCGAAAGATAAAGTCACGTGGGATATCGATCGCCAGTTCCTTTGGGGTTCAAGCTTGCTGATATCTCCTGTTTTAGATGAG GGAAAAACGAGTGTTGAAGCGTATCTTCCAGACTCTCGTTGGTATGATTATTACACG GGCAAGGAGACACAAAGTCGAAAGAAATACGTGACACTTAACGCTCCACTCGATCACATCCCACTTCATATTCGAGGAGGTCATATTATTCCTACTCAGGAGCCTGCCAATAATACTGCGTTCAG CCGTAAGAAACCAGTTGGTCTGACTGTGGCGCTT GAGACGGGGGAAGGAGATGACGGGAAGGCTCAGGGAGAGCTTTTCTGGGACGATGGTGAATCCATTG aCACTTTGGTAAAAGAGAAATACCTGCTCATAAAGCTATCTTT CCGGGAG actGGCATAAAATTCTCTGTCGAAAAGAATGGCTATTCAGCCCCAGATCTTCCCAAGTGGGGTTTTATGGAAGTGTTCGGACTTGATGTGGATGGTATTGAGTCCGTGAGCATTGACCGAGTGGATATAAAAGACAAGGCCAGCTTTGACAAAGACAGCAAG gTTCTGAAAATCTCTGGTCTTTCTCTTCACCTCAGCGATGCACACGAGGTCAAGTGGACCGAGACTCACTCCAAAGGGACTGGACACAAAGTTGTACTTCCTGTATATGTTCTGCTGACCATGATCGTTGGTTTCGTGTTTTCCAAGTTCTGA
- the LOC138005056 gene encoding uncharacterized protein, with amino-acid sequence MNQESYDASIALSPSARVELAWWLRHTLNANGSPVHLPPPDMIITTDASKKGWGAVHQSFQTNGRWSQKESLQHINYLELKASFLALKTFLKDKSHVSVSLQLDNTTAIAYINNKGGTRSPQLMTLALEMWDWCQERDILLIASHIPGRDNVSADKESREFTDMSEWKLDPIIIQPFLLNCQTDLFASRLTSQLAAYISWRPDPGAIHTDAFTINWATLRGYAFPPFNLISKTLTKVTIDQTELILVAPVWQAQPWWPVLLRLLISQPVLLPNSPTLLTDPTDLNRIHPMYPRLHLAVFHISTNVSKLRAFQQTLPTYSSQQLVPPHTKPTSLVGTVGAAGVLDGKLILFRHL; translated from the coding sequence ATGAACCAGGAGTCTTACGACGCCTCGATCGCCCTGTCACCGAGTGCCAGAGTAGAACTTGCTTGGTGGTTGAGACACACCCTCAATGCAAACGGCAGTCCTGTACACCTTCCTCCGCCGGATATGATCATCACAACCGACGCCTCCAAGAAAGGTTGGGGTGCAGTGCATCAATCCTTTCAGACCAATGGCAGATGGTCCCAAAAAGAGTCTCTCCAACACATCAATTATCTAGAGCTAAAGGCGTCCTTTTTGGCCTTGAAAACCTTTCTCAAAGACAAGTCTCACGTATCCGTATCTCTGCAACTAGACAACACTACCGCCATCGCTTACATCAACAACAAAGGGGGTACACGTTCCCCCCAACTTATGACTCTGGCATTAGAGATGTGGGATTGGTGTCAGGAAAGAGACATCCTTCTGATAGCCTCTCACATCCCAGGAAGAGACAACGTCTCAGCGGACAAGGAGTCCAGAGAATTCACGGACATGAGCGAGTGGAAGTTGGACCCAATAATTATTCAGCCTTTTCTGCTGAATTGCCAGACCGATCTATTTGCGAGTCGTCTAACCAGTCAACTCGCGGCTTACATCAGCTGGAGACCCGACCCGGGAGCCATCCACACCGACGCCTTCACGATCAACTGGGCTACTCTACGGGGCTATGCCTTCCCCCCCTTCAATCTGATATCGAAAACCCTGACGAAGGTAACAATCGACCAAACGGAACTAATTCTCGTTGCTCCAGTTTGGCAAGCCCAGCCCTGGTGGCCGGTTCTGCTGAGACTTCTAATATCCCAGCCAGTGTTGCTCCCGAACAGTCCAACCCTGTTAACGGACCCGACCGACCTGAACCGCATTCATCCAATGTATCCTCGTCTTCACTTGGCCGTGTTTCACATCTCTACCAACGTTTCCAAGCTGAGGGCATTCCAACAAACGTTGCCGACCTACTCATCGCAGCAACTCGTACCTCCACACACAAAACCTACGAGTCTAGTTGGAACCGTTGGTGCCGCTGGTGTTCTGGACGGCAAATTGATCCTCTTTCGTCATCTATAA